A stretch of the Solanum dulcamara chromosome 6, daSolDulc1.2, whole genome shotgun sequence genome encodes the following:
- the LOC129891555 gene encoding translocase of chloroplast 120, chloroplastic-like, which produces MENGVEVFDDAGVGERKGAQDGIVKNKEAVGLVEVKESEGDKVFEEEIEPETPGFGIDDGVVSEGGNAGYFGNVNSDEVDNFEESVEASHEIQQTDDETTEAKGDQEPSVAKSENGTLHHLNLGNTQSHDDAQETIKDWQDGEVHTILATQDANEAKGGNDFVQKQVHSYRDALLGDEVNAEVIGTSNIQPAEHQDFVNVHKDVSVSSGSILKDERDIQLEEAQSHHFKLLKTDVKDKEQKDLSPNDNSTNGHLGESLNPSDEKEKSVISTEPINGSNKNEEQMDCPIDTAAPIAQIGRPCVNAKVKEEELTGAVLISKECLDEQDIVSDDVTTHQGPNETESPGVELVNLNDKVQEYTKEQKDVLNCDATDPQDLIGEESPAVALVNSNDKVQEYAEGQNDATDHQVLTGKDSPAVKDKVQLYAEQQKDVLSSDATDDQILNVKETPAVGLVISNDKVDEQKDVSVSCTSASEGHTENSSGETVTAEDENWKSSEGSVSNNNEKVGVSTPEFVSVSSKVSQPPLGDAIVGVKKAVAQESEKRDIKELKQNVTGVREPEAGSARDLSSSGSSITRTPPPARPAGLGRAAPLLEPAPRVVQQARVNGAASSVQNQLVGEPTNGESEEYDETREKLQMIRVKFLRLAHRLGQNPHNVVVAQVLYRLGLAEQLRGRNGSRVAAFSFDRASAMAEQLEAAGQEALDFSCTIMVLGKTGVGKSATINSIFDEAKFDTDAFQIGTKKVQDVIGTVQGIKVRVIDTPGLLPSWADQRRNEKILRSVKRFIKKTSPDIVLYLDRLDMQSRDYGDTPLLRTITEVFGPSIWFNAIVVLTHAASAPPEGPNGTTTSYDMFVTQRSHVVQQAIRQAAGDMRLMNPVSLVENHLACRTNRVGQRVLPNGQVWKPHLLLLSFASKILAEANTLLKLQDSPPGHTYATRSRSPPLPFLLSSLLQSRPQVKLPADQFSDDNEILDDDLDESSDSEDESEYDQLPAFKRLTKAQLAKLTQEQKKAYNDELEYREKLFMKKQLKEERKRWRMMKKIQAAAKDLPTDTNETVEEENGSAASVPVPMPDLALPASFDSDNPTHRYRYLDSSNQWLMRPVLEPNGWDHDVGYEGINVERLFVIKDKIPLSFSSQLSKDKKDTNLQMEIASSVKHGNGKATSLGFDLQSVGKDLAYTLRGETRFSNYRKNKATAGLSVTLLGDVMTGGVKVEDKLIVNKRGLLVISGGAMFGRGDVAYGGSLEATLRDKDHPLGRFLSTLGLSVMDWHGDLAIGCNSQTQIPVGRYTNLIGRVNINNKGSGQVSIRLNSSEQLQIALISLLPLVRKLISYTQPVQFG; this is translated from the coding sequence ATGGAAAATGGGGTGGAAGTATTTGATGACGCTGGCGTGGGGGAGAGAAAGGGTGCACAAGATGGGATTGTAAAGAATAAGGAAGCAGTGGGGTTAGTGGAAGTAAAAGAATCAGAAGGGGATAAAGTGTTTGAGGAGGAAATAGAGCCGGAGACTCCTGGGTTTGGTATTGACGATGGAGTTGTAAGTGAGGGTGGAAATGCTGGATATTTTGGGAATGTGAACTCAGATGAAGTTGATAACTTTGAGGAATCGGTTGAAGCCTCCCACGAGATACAACAAACTGATGATGAGACAACGGAAGCTAAGGGAGATCAAGAGCCTTCAGTTGCAAAGTCTGAGAATGGAACTTTACATCATTTGAATTTGGGTAACACTCAAAGTCATGATGATGCACAGGAAACAATTAAGGATTGGCAGGATGGAGAGGTGCATACAATTTTAGCTACTCAGGATGCTAATGAGGCAAAAGGAGGTAATGATTTTGTTCAGAAGCAGGTTCATTCATACAGAGATGCTTTACTCGGGGATGAAGTGAATGCTGAAGTGATTGGAACATCTAATATTCAGCCCGCTGAGCATCAAGACTTTGTTAATGTTCACAAGGATGTTTCAGTTAGTTCTGGCTCTATACTGAAAGATGAAAGGGATATTCAACTGGAGGAAGCGCAGTCACATCATTTCAAACTTTTAAAAACTGATGTTAAGGATAAAGAACAGAAAGATCTTTCCCCTAATGATAATTCAACAAATGGTCACCTCGGAGAAAGCTTGAACCCAAGTGATGAGAAAGAAAAGTCAGTAATTAGTACAGAACCCATTAACGGTAGTAATAAGAATGAAGAGCAAATGGATTGTCCAATTGATACTGCTGCTCCTATTGCCCAAATAGGCAGGCCCTGCGTAAATGCCAAagtgaaagaagaagaattaactggTGCAGTGCTGATAAGTAAGGAGTGCCTGGACGAGCAGGACATTGTGAGTGATGATGTTACGACTCATCAAGGACCAAACGAAACAGAGTCACCTGGTGTGGAACTTGTAAATTTGAATGACAAGGTTCAGGAGTACACTAAGGAGCAAAAGGATGTTCTGAACTGTGATGCTACTGATCCTCAAGATCTGATTGGAGAAGAGTCACCTGCTGTGGCTTTAGTGAATTCAAATGACAAGGTTCAGGAGTACGCGGAGGGGCAGAATGATGCTACTGATCATCAAGTATTAACAGGAAAAGACTCACCTGCTGTGAAGGACAAGGTTCAGCTATACGCGGAGCAGCAAAAGGATGTTCTGAGTAGTGATGCTACTGATGATCAAATCCTAAATGTTAAAGAGACACCTGCCGTGGGGCTAGTGATTTCAAATGACAAGGTTGATGAGCAGAAAGATGTTTCTGTATCTTGCACTTCAGCTTCTGAAGGCCATACAGAAAATTCTTCAGGAGAGACGGTGACTGCAGAGGATGAGAACTGGAAATCATCAGAAGGTTCAGTATCCAACAACAATGAAAAGGTTGGTGTTAGCACACCTGAGTTTGTGTCAGTAAGTTCCAAGGTTTCTCAACCTCCACTAGGCGATGCAATTGTTGGAGTAAAAAAAGCTGTAGCGCAGGAGTCAGAAAAGCGTGATATAAAAGAACTGAAGCAAAATGTTACTGGAGTGAGAGAACCAGAAGCTGGATCTGCAAGAGATCTCTCATCCTCTGGTTCATCCATCACTCGTACACCACCACCTGCTCGACCGGCTGGCCTTGGTCGTGCTGCCCCACTATTGGAACCTGCTCCCCGAGTGGTTCAGCAGGCTCGAGTGAATGGAGCGGCGTCTTCAGTACAAAACCAACTTGTTGGAGAACCCACAAATGGAGAATCTGAGGAATATGATGAGACACGTGAGAAACTCCAGATGATAAGAGTTAAGTTTTTGCGTCTTGCTCATAGGCTTGGTCAGAATCCACATAATGTGGTTGTTGCCCAGGTCCTTTATAGATTGGGGTTGGCTGAACAGCTGAGGGGGAGAAATGGAAGTCGTGTTGCTGCTTTTAGCTTTGATCGTGCAAGTGCCATGGCCGAGCAACTTGAGGCAGCTGGACAAGAAGCCTTGGACTTCTCGTGCACAATTATGGTTCTTGGGAAAACAGGTGTTGGTAAAAGTGCGACCATAAATTCGATATTTGATGAAGCTAAGTTTGATACTGATGCATTTCAGATAGGGACAAAGAAGGTTCAGGATGTTATTGGGACTGTGCAGGGAATTAAGGTTCGGGTAATTGACACTCCTGGGCTTCTGCCTTCCTGGGCAGACCAGCGACGGAATGAGAAAATCCTTCGTTCTGTTAAAagatttattaagaaaacgtcACCAGATATTGTACTGTATCTCGACAGGTTAGATATGCAAAGTAGAGATTATGGTGACACGCCATTGTTGCGGACAATTACTGAAGTTTTTGGCCCATCAATATGGTTCAATGCAATAGTTGTTCTTACGCATGCTGCATCTGCTCCTCCTGAAGGCCCCAATGGTACTACAACAAGTTATGACATGTTTGTAACTCAGCGGTCTCATGTTGTTCAGCAAGCAATACGGCAGGCAGCTGGAGATATGCGGCTTATGAATCCTGTTTCTCTGGTCGAAAATCACTTGGCATGTAGGACAAACAGGGTTGGGCAGAGAGTGTTACCGAATGGTCAGGTTTGGAAGCCTCACTTGTTGCTTCTGTCATTTGCATCCAAAATTTTGGCTGAAGCAAATACATTGCTGAAGTTACAAGATAGTCCACCAGGTCATACTTATGCCACTCGATCAAGATCACCTCCTTTACCTTTCCTGCTTTCATCCCTTCTCCAGTCAAGACCACAGGTTAAGCTACCAGCAGACCAGTTTAGTGATGATAATGAGATTTTAGATGATGATCTGGATGAGTCTTCGGATTCTGAAGATGAATCAGAATATGATCAACTGCCAGCTTTCAAACGGTTGACCAAAGCCCAGCTAGCAAAATTGACCCAAGAGCAAAAGAAGGCATACAATGATGAACTAGAATACAGGGAAAAGCTTTTTATGAAAAAGCAATTGAAGGAGGAGAGAAAGAGATGGAGAATGATGAAGAAAATTCAGGCTGCAGCTAAGGATTTGCCTACTGATACCAACGAAACAGTGGAAGAGGAGAATGGCAGTGCAGCTTCTGTTCCAGTACCAATGCCAGACTTGGCCTTACCTGCTTCATTTGATTCTGATAACCCAACTCATAGATACCGTTATCTTGATTCTTCAAATCAGTGGCTTATGAGGCCTGTTCTAGAGCCTAATGGTTGGGACCATGATGTTGGTTATGAGGGCATTAATGTAGAAAGGTTGTTTGTTATCAAAGACAAGATACCTCTGTCTTTTTCCAGTCAGCTTTCTAAAGACAAAAAGGACACCAATCTTCAAATGGAAATTGCAAGTTCAGTGAAGCATGGGAATGGGAAAGCAACTTCTTTAGGTTTTGATCTGCAGTCGGTTGGTAAAGACCTTGCTTACACTCTACGCGGTGAGACAAGATTCAGCAATTACAGAAAAAATAAGGCAACAGCTGGTCTTTCAGTAACTCTCTTAGGTGATGTCATGACAGGTGGGGTGAAAGTTGAGGACAAATTGATTGTTAACAAACGAGGACTGCTGGTCATATCTGGGGGGGCTATGTTTGGTCGTGGTGATGTTGCTTATGGGGGTAGCTTGGAAGCAACATTAAGAGACAAAGATCATCCTCTTGGTCGTTTCCTATCAACGTTGGGGCTCTCGGTCATGGACTGGCATGGAGATCTTGCTATTGGATGCAATTCACAAACCCAAATACCTGTTGGACGATACACAAACTTGATTGGACGTGTCAACATTAATAATAAAGGGTCTGGACAAGTCAGTATTCGCCTGAACAGCTCAGAACAGCTTCAAATTGCCTTGATTAGCTTGCTTCCTCTGGTCAGAAAGCTGATTAGCTACACTCAACCAGTGCAATTTGGATAA